One Kosmotoga arenicorallina S304 genomic window carries:
- a CDS encoding NADH-dependent [FeFe] hydrogenase, group A6 — MPVTIFVDGKEYQVNEDKTILEACRDIGYDIPTLCYHPALSVVGSCRVCVVEVEGARNLAPACATKVADGMVIKVNSDRVKKAVKFNLGLLLSNHPNDCMTCDVNGRCEFQDLIYRFDVKDMFPKELRNTPYDESSPSLFRDMNKCIACGRCVRACEELQGLSILSMVNRGHYTLPLPALSAPIAATDCINCGQCATVCPVGAITERPDFRKVLEEIDRHEKVLIVQTAPAVRVALGEEFGEEPGTITTGKMVAALRRLGFDYVFDTNFAADLTILEEGSELLDRVKNGGNFPMFTSCCPGWVNLMEKLYPEYTKNLSSAKSPHEMLGALAKTYFAERIGKKPEDIFVVSIMPCTAKKDEATREQLKVKGVDGVDVVLTTRELGKLIKMKKIPYESLPEEEYDKPLGISTGAAAIFGTTGGVMEAALRTAYEIYTGKELPRVEFEDVRGFTGVKEAVVNLGDREIKVAVAHGGSNVINLVEKLRSGEAYYDFIEIMACPGGCIGGGGQPKSNKPGYLERRMEAIYAIDEMSTIRKSHENPAVLKLYEEYLGQPLSHLSHELLHTHYKDRKESTLERKKELEKVE; from the coding sequence ATGCCTGTTACAATTTTTGTTGACGGTAAAGAGTACCAGGTGAATGAAGACAAAACAATACTTGAAGCCTGTCGCGATATTGGGTATGACATTCCAACCCTTTGTTATCACCCGGCACTTTCCGTGGTTGGCTCTTGCCGTGTCTGTGTTGTTGAAGTTGAAGGTGCAAGGAATCTTGCACCTGCCTGTGCAACAAAAGTGGCAGATGGAATGGTAATCAAAGTCAATTCTGACCGTGTTAAGAAAGCTGTGAAGTTCAATCTTGGTCTGCTTCTTTCCAATCACCCGAATGATTGTATGACCTGCGACGTAAACGGGCGATGTGAATTCCAGGATCTCATTTATCGATTTGATGTCAAAGATATGTTCCCTAAAGAGTTGAGGAATACACCCTATGATGAATCAAGCCCTTCGCTTTTCAGGGATATGAACAAATGTATAGCTTGTGGTCGTTGTGTGAGAGCATGTGAAGAACTCCAGGGACTCTCCATTCTTTCAATGGTCAACAGGGGGCATTATACACTTCCCCTTCCAGCATTGAGCGCTCCTATCGCCGCTACTGATTGTATCAATTGTGGACAATGTGCCACAGTATGTCCCGTTGGCGCAATTACAGAGAGACCTGATTTCAGAAAAGTTCTCGAAGAAATCGACAGACACGAAAAAGTCCTTATTGTTCAAACTGCACCGGCTGTAAGAGTTGCCCTTGGTGAAGAATTCGGCGAAGAACCGGGAACAATAACCACAGGAAAAATGGTTGCAGCTCTCAGGAGGCTTGGTTTTGATTATGTTTTCGATACAAATTTCGCTGCCGACCTGACTATTTTAGAAGAAGGTTCGGAATTGCTTGATAGGGTCAAAAATGGTGGAAACTTCCCCATGTTTACTTCCTGTTGTCCAGGTTGGGTAAATTTGATGGAGAAACTCTATCCTGAATATACGAAAAATCTCTCGAGCGCTAAATCACCCCATGAAATGCTTGGGGCACTTGCAAAAACATATTTTGCTGAAAGAATCGGGAAGAAACCTGAGGATATATTCGTTGTTTCCATAATGCCCTGTACCGCCAAGAAAGATGAGGCTACCCGGGAACAGCTAAAGGTTAAGGGTGTTGATGGTGTCGATGTGGTACTTACAACCCGTGAATTGGGAAAACTCATAAAAATGAAAAAGATCCCATATGAATCACTTCCAGAAGAAGAATATGACAAACCTCTCGGTATATCAACGGGGGCCGCAGCCATTTTCGGGACAACAGGCGGCGTTATGGAAGCTGCATTGAGAACTGCCTATGAAATCTATACCGGCAAAGAACTTCCCAGAGTTGAATTTGAAGATGTAAGAGGTTTTACAGGAGTCAAGGAGGCTGTTGTCAACCTGGGCGATAGAGAAATAAAGGTTGCAGTTGCACATGGTGGCTCAAACGTGATAAACCTGGTTGAAAAGCTACGAAGTGGTGAAGCTTATTATGACTTCATTGAAATTATGGCTTGCCCCGGTGGTTGTATAGGTGGTGGCGGACAGCCAAAATCAAATAAACCTGGATACCTGGAAAGACGTATGGAAGCCATATATGCAATTGATGAAATGTCAACTATCAGAAAATCCCATGAGAATCCCGCAGTCTTGAAATTATATGAAGAATATCTTGGACAACCGCTCAGCCATCTCTCTCATGAATTGCTGCATACTCATTATAAGGACAGAAAAGAAAGCACTCTGGAAAGAAAAAAGGAACTTGAAAAAGTTGAATAA
- a CDS encoding MATE family efflux transporter translates to MSRVNILKEDMTAALFKLAWPAVLSMLLQTLYNIVDAFWLGKLGKLEISAPTIAWPAIFLVLSIGGGITVASLALVSQYTGKGEKELAKRAAGQTLSVVFSFAIIVGVFGGIFSEGILKLLKIPSEMIPFTKSYMSTIFFGTPFAFGIFAVNSIFIGWGDAITPMRITMISVLLNAVLDPMMIFGIGFPAMGVFGAALSTVISRGVVLVFAMYLLFSGKKGFAIGIKHLIPSKKMVTKILKIGLPSSFGNSVTSLAFLIITAMIARYGPVATAAVGVGNRVTSLATMFSFGLAQATSTMVGQYLGAEKKSDAYRVVWKSSSWSMLIVGAICTLTFFFGREVTMIFINEPDVLVEGIKYFKIVSLSIPFFATFNIFDAALRGAGHTILSMIVNISRLWLIRIPLIYFFGISMGTTGIWYAMLISNLVIVTVAALIIVSKVWLHKVV, encoded by the coding sequence TTGAGTCGGGTAAATATACTTAAAGAAGATATGACAGCCGCTCTGTTCAAATTAGCTTGGCCAGCAGTGCTGTCAATGCTCTTGCAGACTTTATATAACATTGTAGATGCTTTCTGGTTAGGTAAACTTGGAAAACTCGAAATCAGTGCTCCGACAATCGCCTGGCCGGCGATATTTTTAGTCCTGTCAATTGGAGGTGGGATAACTGTAGCAAGTTTAGCCCTTGTTTCTCAATATACTGGAAAAGGAGAAAAGGAACTCGCAAAAAGAGCTGCAGGACAAACACTCAGTGTGGTTTTTTCCTTTGCGATAATTGTTGGAGTCTTTGGAGGAATATTTAGTGAGGGGATTCTCAAATTGCTAAAAATTCCTTCTGAAATGATTCCTTTTACAAAAAGTTATATGTCGACTATATTCTTTGGGACCCCCTTTGCTTTTGGAATTTTCGCGGTAAATTCAATTTTTATTGGCTGGGGAGACGCAATTACACCAATGAGAATAACCATGATTTCAGTTTTGCTTAATGCCGTACTTGATCCAATGATGATTTTTGGGATAGGATTTCCCGCAATGGGAGTTTTCGGTGCTGCCCTATCAACGGTTATTTCAAGGGGGGTTGTACTTGTTTTTGCTATGTACCTACTGTTTTCTGGCAAGAAAGGTTTTGCAATTGGCATAAAGCATTTAATTCCTTCAAAAAAGATGGTAACAAAGATTTTGAAAATTGGTCTTCCTTCATCATTCGGAAATTCCGTAACTTCACTTGCTTTTCTAATAATCACAGCAATGATCGCGCGATATGGTCCTGTTGCAACAGCAGCAGTAGGTGTTGGAAACAGGGTAACATCCCTTGCCACAATGTTCTCCTTTGGTCTTGCACAGGCTACATCGACAATGGTTGGGCAGTATCTCGGCGCTGAAAAGAAATCAGATGCTTACAGAGTTGTCTGGAAATCATCAAGCTGGAGTATGCTTATTGTTGGAGCAATATGCACGTTGACCTTTTTCTTTGGAAGAGAGGTAACGATGATTTTTATTAACGAGCCTGATGTTCTTGTTGAAGGGATAAAATATTTCAAAATTGTCTCGTTATCGATTCCGTTTTTTGCTACTTTTAACATATTTGATGCAGCTCTTAGAGGAGCCGGACACACCATACTGTCGATGATCGTAAACATTTCCCGTCTCTGGTTAATAAGAATTCCTTTGATCTATTTTTTCGGCATATCTATGGGGACGACAGGCATCTGGTATGCAATGTTGATCAGTAACCTGGTAATAGTAACAGTTGCAGCGTTGATAATTGTGTCCAAAGTCTGGTTACATAAAGTCGTGTAG
- a CDS encoding outer membrane protein assembly factor BamB family protein, with product MRKGAIILALVILIVSVAFAIEIKINTVSAKPMLTGPGGRVFLRCDAVGNGMLSYIWEPEEGKIIRDYKNGTAVWRAPEETGVYSIRVKVSSNEGFVEGEVVVKVMRPEDLPNHPPEIQLLYPDNGKELSIEDDKDGILLLWYSEDEDGDFLFYDVYLSDKLPFNTPWMTDHDRLDIKAKDLKGNTHYYWKVVAKDGRGGQTESEVFTFKTANHSPRISLQDVTIDEEHPLRINLLDFASDEDGDPLSFELFPESVGEIQGSEYIYTPTYASSGTYRVAVKVSDGELTSSDDFILTVYNVNRRPEVVLNTPAIDTETSTEVTFSWNVSDPDIEDGSDPNDLVKSTIYYGTSETEMDSFTTENTEFIAVLAPHTDYFWKVKVEDAYGLTSESDLIHFRTKNSLPYVSNIVLEIKEAEEKSIDLSAFAHDPDGDELEFALSGDGPEHLGLSLENSTLSVYPDYEAVTTLEGVKEFNVNLVVSDKRDSVDFSIKVIVTNVNRPPMVELATPEDGSVIDAEEITLSWEAIDLDNDPLHYDLFFRANEQPVDAFDGFTRLNETSATVKLLPHTKYFWKVEATDDATVVSSQLWNFTTANHPPVAMEAQFKLQEPDEADKHPKKYRINFGGYFQDPDGDNLSFEKKSGIGILDKEGNFWIYVDNLSENGADGSMEMPVSAGEYAVTVVADDGFGGVTEITYPIIISDTNVSPVVTTPEMSYVSTETEFVLKASFSWTGSDLDGDELVYTFHLKDVETGETITIEGLEESQYTLDIKPHTSYECWIEATDIRVTGDSRTGKSDSLFFESINRLSVQPVSLTTVNEGSEAEILLPERDIDGDVISYSIEGLVVSDNKIFYRPDYDVVSHDNPGINSKDIVFEGTASDGFDEVGISIPFKVVDVNRAPVIELLSPEQNAETTTDVIFKWKATDPDGDDMKYIVSYGPSEETPVEIETSDTNLAVADLKLGLNYLWKVKAVDLWPVSESSESEFWRFATVVLEPEWHLKADDLIYSSAAENDSSIFVGVGRKLYALDKETGAVLWDFKANDSFKSSPVVDDYGNIYIGDKSGYLYSIKSDGTLNWTVMLNGGIESTIVINGDRKLFLGTTGGLFYSLNSYGEILWQKSLGKIVSSAAIGEDGTVYVGTSYGNLYSLDSDGNVNWTFEARDWIEADISIAENGDLLFGSDDGYLYRVNKDGQLVWKFYTGDPIRGGVAISENGTIYFGGYDNKLHALSSDGDVMWSFETNGPIHSTPAIAADGTVIFGSLDGTVYALKKGGELYWKWKTNGWVWASPLITDNGMVYIGSHDRNFYAFDTECGGLAQGFWPKFRLNTHNNANLMKPTISTFTEGLFEKAGALYFSDLEGIKIDINKIPGAKVFVDSKTGEKVALWEIPARELEKQLDEPSGIDLTGIDLLFGTNGSNLFFGVVGEDQLNLLAVPANSNAYDFDGKLLSMDTIGKLIDAVTVTDVRTTLYGALAFQEYVNLFKAGAVLDGPSNYAELFAQPLKINNISGEEITLARVWLISINSEDSRLEPEMVAIYSQWNALWQPDIETQKFGRVVNFESSDFLNSSVYVKAFTDNIEAPYIKINNIEEKDDAIFEKVALLNSEIPKNVELGSVYNLTITKHVVSGSFLGGILLAKTAELPSGAPVELYQPQIFTIRRGISEIK from the coding sequence ATGCGAAAAGGAGCAATAATACTGGCTTTGGTTATACTCATTGTCAGTGTTGCATTTGCCATTGAGATTAAAATCAACACGGTTTCTGCAAAGCCTATGTTAACAGGGCCAGGCGGAAGAGTATTTTTGAGATGTGATGCGGTTGGCAACGGAATGCTGTCATATATATGGGAACCTGAAGAAGGAAAGATCATCAGGGACTATAAAAATGGGACAGCGGTCTGGAGGGCTCCTGAAGAGACTGGCGTATATTCAATAAGAGTAAAGGTTTCTTCAAATGAAGGATTTGTTGAAGGCGAGGTAGTTGTTAAAGTTATGAGACCTGAGGACCTTCCAAATCATCCACCGGAAATCCAGCTTCTTTACCCCGATAATGGAAAAGAGCTTTCCATTGAAGATGATAAAGATGGGATATTGCTTTTGTGGTATTCCGAAGATGAAGACGGGGATTTCTTGTTCTACGACGTTTACCTCAGCGATAAGCTTCCTTTCAATACACCCTGGATGACAGATCATGATAGGCTCGATATAAAAGCAAAAGATCTCAAAGGTAACACCCACTACTATTGGAAAGTAGTTGCAAAAGATGGAAGAGGCGGACAGACTGAAAGCGAAGTATTCACTTTTAAGACAGCCAATCACTCACCCCGGATAAGCTTACAGGATGTAACAATTGATGAAGAGCACCCGTTAAGAATCAACCTTCTTGATTTTGCTTCTGATGAAGATGGTGATCCATTAAGCTTTGAGCTATTTCCGGAATCCGTTGGAGAAATTCAAGGCTCTGAATATATCTATACTCCAACATATGCTTCTTCAGGAACATATAGGGTGGCTGTAAAGGTCAGTGATGGGGAACTCACCTCATCTGATGACTTCATTCTAACAGTGTACAATGTTAATAGAAGGCCAGAAGTGGTTTTAAATACCCCTGCAATTGATACCGAAACCTCTACCGAAGTCACGTTCTCCTGGAATGTATCAGATCCGGATATAGAAGACGGTTCAGACCCTAATGATTTAGTCAAATCGACTATATATTACGGAACATCTGAAACAGAAATGGATTCCTTCACTACTGAAAATACAGAATTTATAGCTGTCCTTGCCCCTCATACTGACTATTTCTGGAAAGTAAAAGTAGAAGATGCTTATGGACTTACATCAGAATCAGATCTTATTCATTTCAGAACGAAAAACAGCTTGCCTTATGTATCTAATATAGTTTTGGAAATAAAAGAAGCGGAAGAGAAGAGTATAGACCTCAGCGCTTTTGCTCATGACCCTGATGGTGATGAACTTGAATTTGCACTTTCTGGTGACGGTCCAGAACATCTGGGACTTTCTCTTGAAAACTCAACTTTATCTGTATATCCAGATTACGAAGCGGTGACAACACTGGAAGGCGTTAAGGAGTTCAATGTTAACCTGGTTGTGTCAGATAAGAGAGACAGCGTTGATTTCTCCATAAAAGTCATTGTGACAAACGTTAACAGGCCTCCAATGGTTGAATTGGCCACACCTGAGGACGGCAGTGTGATTGATGCAGAAGAAATTACGCTTTCATGGGAAGCCATTGACCTCGATAATGATCCGCTCCATTATGACCTGTTCTTCAGGGCAAATGAGCAGCCAGTGGACGCTTTTGATGGCTTTACAAGGCTTAATGAAACATCAGCCACTGTAAAACTTCTCCCTCATACAAAATATTTCTGGAAAGTAGAAGCCACAGATGATGCCACGGTCGTATCGAGTCAATTGTGGAATTTTACAACTGCGAACCATCCCCCTGTTGCTATGGAGGCGCAGTTTAAATTGCAAGAACCAGATGAAGCCGATAAGCACCCAAAGAAGTACAGGATAAATTTCGGCGGTTATTTCCAGGACCCTGATGGGGACAATTTGAGTTTTGAAAAGAAATCGGGTATTGGTATTCTTGATAAAGAAGGTAATTTCTGGATTTACGTTGATAACCTTTCTGAAAATGGTGCTGATGGGTCAATGGAAATGCCCGTTTCGGCCGGTGAATATGCAGTTACTGTTGTTGCAGATGATGGTTTTGGTGGTGTTACCGAAATCACTTATCCCATAATCATTTCCGATACAAACGTTTCACCGGTGGTCACCACTCCTGAAATGTCCTATGTATCTACTGAAACTGAATTTGTATTAAAAGCCTCTTTTAGCTGGACTGGCAGTGATCTCGATGGTGACGAACTAGTATATACCTTCCATCTCAAAGACGTTGAAACAGGCGAGACAATCACTATTGAAGGCCTTGAAGAAAGCCAGTACACTCTTGATATAAAACCCCACACCAGTTACGAATGCTGGATAGAAGCTACTGATATTAGAGTCACTGGTGATTCGCGCACAGGCAAAAGCGACTCTCTCTTCTTTGAGAGTATCAACCGGTTATCAGTTCAGCCAGTTAGCCTTACTACAGTAAATGAAGGCTCGGAAGCGGAAATCCTCCTTCCGGAGCGCGACATCGATGGTGATGTAATAAGTTACTCGATAGAAGGACTGGTTGTAAGTGACAACAAAATTTTCTACAGACCCGATTATGATGTTGTTTCCCATGACAACCCCGGGATAAATTCAAAGGACATTGTCTTTGAAGGAACCGCTTCTGATGGATTTGATGAAGTGGGAATTTCCATACCATTTAAAGTTGTTGATGTAAATAGAGCACCGGTAATTGAGCTGCTCTCACCTGAACAAAACGCTGAAACAACTACAGATGTTATCTTTAAATGGAAAGCAACAGACCCGGATGGAGACGACATGAAATACATCGTATCCTATGGTCCATCAGAGGAAACTCCAGTAGAAATAGAAACCTCTGACACCAATCTTGCTGTTGCTGATCTTAAATTAGGTCTGAATTATTTGTGGAAAGTAAAAGCAGTAGATCTTTGGCCTGTTTCAGAGAGTTCAGAATCGGAATTCTGGAGATTTGCTACTGTGGTACTTGAGCCAGAATGGCATTTGAAAGCCGATGACCTGATTTACTCAAGTGCAGCGGAAAACGATTCGTCAATTTTTGTAGGAGTTGGCAGAAAGCTCTATGCGTTGGACAAAGAAACCGGAGCTGTATTATGGGATTTCAAAGCGAATGACAGCTTCAAATCCTCACCAGTTGTTGATGACTACGGCAATATTTATATCGGTGACAAATCAGGTTATCTGTATTCCATTAAATCCGACGGCACTCTTAACTGGACGGTAATGTTGAATGGTGGAATTGAATCAACTATTGTGATTAATGGCGATAGGAAGCTATTCCTCGGAACAACCGGAGGGTTATTCTATTCCCTTAATAGTTACGGCGAAATACTATGGCAGAAATCTCTCGGAAAAATTGTATCCAGCGCAGCAATTGGCGAAGACGGCACTGTGTATGTTGGAACATCATACGGAAACCTGTACTCACTTGATTCTGATGGCAATGTAAACTGGACATTCGAAGCCAGGGATTGGATAGAAGCAGATATTTCTATTGCAGAAAACGGCGACCTGCTCTTTGGCTCCGATGATGGTTATTTATACAGGGTTAATAAAGACGGACAGCTCGTCTGGAAATTCTATACTGGAGATCCAATTAGAGGAGGAGTTGCCATATCTGAAAATGGCACTATCTATTTTGGTGGATACGACAACAAATTACACGCCCTTAGTAGTGATGGTGATGTAATGTGGAGCTTTGAGACCAATGGTCCCATTCACTCTACACCGGCTATTGCAGCTGACGGAACTGTAATCTTTGGCTCCCTCGATGGCACTGTTTATGCCTTGAAAAAGGGCGGAGAACTCTACTGGAAATGGAAAACTAATGGCTGGGTATGGGCAAGTCCGCTTATTACGGATAATGGAATGGTATATATAGGTTCTCATGACAGGAATTTCTATGCTTTTGATACAGAATGCGGTGGCTTAGCCCAGGGGTTCTGGCCTAAATTCAGGTTGAACACTCACAACAATGCTAACCTTATGAAACCTACAATATCGACATTTACTGAAGGTCTTTTTGAGAAAGCAGGAGCTCTGTATTTCAGTGACCTGGAAGGTATAAAAATCGATATAAACAAAATTCCTGGTGCAAAGGTCTTTGTGGATTCAAAAACAGGCGAAAAAGTAGCATTGTGGGAAATTCCAGCCCGGGAGCTTGAAAAACAGCTTGATGAGCCATCGGGAATTGACCTGACAGGTATTGACCTCCTTTTCGGCACAAATGGCAGCAATCTATTCTTTGGAGTAGTTGGAGAGGATCAGTTGAATCTTCTTGCTGTGCCTGCTAACTCAAACGCCTATGACTTTGATGGAAAACTACTTTCGATGGATACGATAGGTAAATTGATAGACGCTGTAACTGTAACTGATGTTAGAACAACGCTTTACGGGGCTCTAGCCTTCCAGGAATACGTAAATCTCTTCAAAGCTGGTGCTGTATTGGATGGACCATCAAATTACGCAGAACTTTTCGCGCAGCCGTTAAAAATCAACAATATCTCAGGTGAAGAGATAACTCTTGCAAGGGTCTGGCTGATAAGCATCAACAGTGAAGACAGCAGGTTGGAACCGGAAATGGTTGCCATTTACAGCCAGTGGAATGCCTTGTGGCAACCCGATATCGAAACTCAGAAATTCGGACGTGTGGTGAACTTTGAAAGCTCAGATTTCCTCAATTCCTCTGTTTATGTAAAGGCTTTTACTGACAATATCGAAGCGCCATACATAAAAATCAATAACATAGAGGAAAAGGACGATGCTATTTTTGAGAAGGTAGCTCTTTTAAATAGTGAAATACCAAAAAATGTTGAACTTGGCTCGGTTTACAATCTCACTATCACAAAGCATGTTGTTTCGGGTAGCTTCTTAGGTGGAATCTTACTCGCAAAAACAGCTGAACTTCCCTCAGGAGCACCTGTCGAACTCTATCAACCTCAAATTTTCACGATTAGAAGGGGCATATCGGAAATAAAGTGA
- the pulA gene encoding type I pullulanase, translating to MFKKVFWLLLIVLISASVFSFTAYSAGKTAEDFGGKSVLILHYHRYDGNYDGWNLWIWPHKPESLAGKSYEFDHEDDFGPFAIITFDEKWEELGFIVRLGEWEKKDVNADRFVKIPENGIAEIWVLEGEMDFYIDPDEVDLSPRIKAAFLDNFTEIYAYLSTPFNTKEWKEKVQVAVDGQRYPIKSVTKADPTDISTTKYIKISLSKALLPEDISKLIQLNIDGYVERIVICRKVLDDDAFYYSDELGAIYKRNGTEFRIWSPVSSSAYLLLYNDYNESKPAEIIPMAKNSKGVWTVTVSGDLHLKAYKYRFISYGKIRETVDMFSKAVTKNGQKSVVVDLSRTNFSGWEEDIRPSLNAYEDSIIYEIHVADITGDPSTTIINKGKYLGLTERGASNSLGVKVGLDHLVELGITHVHIMPIQDSYYFREGEEDQYGWGYDPYLYWVPEGHYSTDPSNPLSRIIEVKKMVKALHDSGIRVILDVVYNHTAQTGPNSPFDQTVPTYFYRTDHTGAYTNGSGVGNEIATERPMMRKFIVDSLLYWIREYHVDGFRFDLLGLFDEATVNAIESAIHAEDPTILIYGEPWGGWGANITFGKGDQKGMHIALFNDGIRDAVIGSVFNKKLKGFALGSRAKETRIKRGIVGSISFDSKIYDFTSDPEETINYVSSHDNLTLWDKNAEVVGHENVELLKKAQKLSNAIILLSQGIPFLHGGVDFCRTKYGNDNSYNAGLEINMFDWKRKAEFYDVFSYYKGLIELRKTHNAFRMRTADSIKENLVFLNTPQKRMVAYRINGEAVGDPWKDIIVIFNGNSTPVFFNLPEGDWNVVVNAEKSGTEILKTAGGVISIAGTSACVLYK from the coding sequence ATGTTCAAAAAGGTCTTTTGGCTTCTTTTGATCGTATTAATCTCTGCTTCTGTATTTTCCTTTACAGCTTATTCTGCTGGAAAGACCGCTGAAGATTTTGGTGGAAAGAGCGTTTTGATACTCCATTATCATAGATATGACGGAAATTATGACGGCTGGAATCTCTGGATATGGCCCCACAAACCTGAAAGCCTGGCTGGCAAAAGCTATGAGTTCGACCATGAAGATGACTTTGGACCTTTTGCAATTATCACCTTTGATGAAAAATGGGAAGAGCTCGGGTTCATTGTAAGGCTAGGAGAGTGGGAAAAGAAAGATGTAAACGCAGATAGATTTGTTAAGATCCCCGAAAACGGTATTGCTGAAATCTGGGTTCTTGAAGGAGAAATGGATTTTTACATCGATCCCGACGAAGTTGATTTGAGCCCCAGAATAAAAGCGGCTTTCCTTGATAATTTCACAGAAATCTACGCCTATCTCTCAACACCCTTTAACACCAAGGAATGGAAGGAAAAGGTTCAGGTTGCAGTTGATGGGCAACGTTACCCCATAAAGAGTGTAACAAAGGCCGATCCAACTGATATTTCAACTACTAAGTACATAAAAATTTCCCTGAGCAAAGCGTTGCTTCCTGAAGACATTTCTAAACTCATTCAATTGAATATCGATGGCTATGTAGAAAGAATTGTTATATGTAGAAAAGTCCTTGACGATGATGCCTTTTATTATTCTGATGAGTTGGGAGCTATTTACAAAAGAAATGGCACTGAATTCAGAATCTGGTCTCCCGTTTCAAGCTCAGCTTATTTGCTTCTATATAATGATTACAATGAATCTAAGCCTGCTGAAATAATCCCCATGGCTAAAAACAGCAAAGGGGTATGGACTGTCACCGTATCCGGTGATTTGCATTTGAAAGCATACAAATATAGATTCATTTCATATGGCAAGATAAGGGAAACGGTTGATATGTTTTCAAAAGCTGTAACAAAAAACGGGCAAAAATCGGTAGTGGTTGATCTTTCGCGCACAAATTTCAGCGGTTGGGAAGAAGATATCAGACCATCGTTGAACGCCTATGAAGATTCCATCATTTACGAAATACATGTGGCCGATATCACAGGAGACCCTTCTACTACAATAATCAATAAGGGGAAGTATTTGGGCTTAACGGAAAGAGGTGCCTCCAACTCGCTTGGAGTAAAAGTTGGGTTGGATCACCTTGTTGAGCTGGGCATTACCCATGTTCACATAATGCCTATTCAGGATAGTTATTATTTCAGAGAAGGCGAAGAGGACCAATATGGGTGGGGATATGACCCTTACTTATACTGGGTTCCGGAAGGCCATTACAGTACTGACCCTTCAAATCCTTTATCCAGAATAATCGAGGTCAAGAAAATGGTAAAGGCACTTCATGATAGTGGTATAAGGGTTATTCTTGATGTTGTTTACAACCATACAGCACAAACAGGTCCAAATTCACCCTTTGACCAGACTGTCCCGACTTATTTTTACCGAACAGACCATACCGGCGCTTACACGAATGGATCTGGCGTGGGTAATGAAATAGCCACCGAAAGACCTATGATGCGAAAATTCATCGTGGATTCGCTTTTATATTGGATTCGTGAATATCATGTTGATGGTTTCCGCTTTGATCTTCTGGGACTCTTTGACGAAGCTACAGTGAATGCCATTGAATCTGCTATACACGCAGAAGATCCTACCATACTGATTTATGGAGAACCCTGGGGTGGTTGGGGTGCAAATATCACCTTTGGAAAGGGCGATCAAAAAGGTATGCATATAGCTCTTTTTAACGATGGCATAAGAGACGCAGTTATTGGAAGCGTTTTCAACAAAAAGCTCAAAGGCTTTGCCCTTGGAAGCCGTGCCAAAGAAACAAGGATAAAAAGAGGTATTGTAGGGAGTATTTCATTCGATAGCAAAATATATGACTTCACTTCAGACCCTGAAGAAACCATAAACTATGTTAGTTCTCACGATAATCTTACTTTATGGGATAAAAATGCGGAAGTGGTAGGGCATGAAAATGTCGAACTCCTTAAAAAGGCTCAAAAACTTTCTAATGCGATTATTTTGCTATCTCAGGGTATTCCTTTCTTGCATGGCGGCGTTGACTTTTGCAGGACAAAATACGGAAATGATAATAGCTATAATGCCGGGCTTGAAATTAATATGTTTGACTGGAAACGCAAGGCTGAGTTTTATGATGTCTTTTCATATTACAAAGGTCTTATTGAACTTCGAAAAACTCACAATGCATTCAGGATGCGAACTGCTGATAGCATAAAAGAGAATTTGGTGTTTCTCAATACACCGCAAAAACGCATGGTAGCTTATCGCATTAACGGAGAAGCTGTCGGCGATCCCTGGAAAGATATTATCGTAATTTTCAACGGCAACTCAACGCCTGTTTTCTTCAATCTTCCCGAGGGTGACTGGAATGTAGTTGTGAACGCTGAAAAATCAGGCACTGAGATATTAAAAACAGCCGGAGGTGTGATAAGTATTGCCGGTACAAGTGCTTGCGTACTGTATAAATAA
- a CDS encoding molybdopterin-binding protein yields the protein MYTASVLNVLEEHYENPEYSAKNCKEILAKYGFRVLYQKNVEPIMSVLKEAIFSASRKSELVVVMGGTGLLWEDIATEALLSLIDKRAQGLEISMVHNALKKDREFSLYRCAAGTILNSVVLSIPAKNESIEWYLEPVLNTIKTLLNEWRKKDNDAIKTNR from the coding sequence ATGTATACTGCTTCTGTTTTGAATGTTCTGGAAGAACACTATGAAAATCCAGAATATTCAGCAAAGAACTGCAAGGAAATTCTTGCAAAATATGGATTTCGCGTATTATATCAGAAAAATGTAGAGCCTATCATGAGCGTTCTTAAGGAAGCTATATTTTCTGCTTCCAGAAAAAGTGAACTGGTTGTGGTTATGGGCGGTACCGGGCTTCTTTGGGAAGACATCGCCACCGAAGCTTTGCTTTCTCTTATAGATAAGAGGGCTCAAGGTCTTGAAATATCAATGGTACACAATGCTTTGAAAAAAGATCGCGAATTTTCCCTTTACCGTTGCGCCGCCGGAACAATTTTAAATTCGGTTGTTCTTTCTATCCCCGCAAAAAATGAGAGCATTGAGTGGTATCTGGAACCTGTTTTAAACACTATAAAAACTTTGCTGAACGAGTGGAGGAAAAAAGATAATGATGCTATCAAAACTAACCGGTAA